From a single Oceanobacillus kimchii X50 genomic region:
- the pyrR gene encoding bifunctional pyr operon transcriptional regulator/uracil phosphoribosyltransferase PyrR yields MKKKTEILDAASIQRALTRMSHEILEKNKGGENLVLIGIKTRGVPLAKRIQQKIKQIESIEVPLGELDITMYRDDLDKVSEQEGPKINSVSIGMDITDKNVILIDDVLFTGRTVRAAMDAVMDVGRPSTIQLGSLVDRGHRELPIRADYVGKNIPTSDREIVVVQLSEQDQEDLVSLYEK; encoded by the coding sequence ATGAAAAAGAAAACGGAAATACTGGATGCAGCATCCATACAACGAGCATTAACAAGAATGTCTCATGAAATATTGGAAAAAAATAAAGGTGGAGAAAATCTTGTCTTGATTGGAATAAAAACAAGAGGTGTCCCACTAGCAAAGCGTATCCAGCAGAAAATTAAGCAAATCGAATCTATTGAAGTTCCATTAGGTGAACTAGATATTACCATGTATCGAGATGATCTTGATAAAGTATCTGAACAAGAGGGACCGAAGATTAACTCTGTTTCGATTGGAATGGATATAACTGATAAGAATGTCATTTTGATTGATGATGTATTATTTACTGGAAGAACAGTTCGAGCAGCAATGGATGCTGTTATGGACGTCGGTCGCCCATCTACAATACAGCTTGGTTCACTCGTGGATAGAGGGCATCGTGAATTACCGATTCGTGCTGATTATGTTGGTAAAAATATTCCGACATCGGATCGAGAAATTGTTGTTGTCCAATTAAGTGAGCAAGATCAAGAAGATCTTGTATCCTTATATGAAAAATAA
- the ileS gene encoding isoleucine--tRNA ligase codes for MDYKQTLLMPKTAFPMRGNLPNKEPERQKQWEETNQYGKNLERTKGRPLFILHDGPPYANGDIHIGHALNKVLKDFIVRYKSMTGYHAPYIPGWDTHGLPIETALTKKKKVKRKEMDVAAFRKLCEEYALGQIDNQRQQFKQLGVRGDWDNPYITLTKDYEASQIKVFGDMARKGYIYKGLKPVYWSPSSESALAEAEIEYQDKRSPSIYVAFEVKDGQALLSGGEKFIIWTTTPWTLPANLGISLHADLTYIVVQVEDEKYIIAEALFDDVRESLGWENPQVLQSFKGKEAERVEAKHPFYDRTSLVMLGEHVTTDAGTGCVHTAPGHGEDDFYVSRSYRIDAFCPVDEKGVFTQEAPGFEGLFYDEANKIITEKLDASGALLKLEFITHSYPHDWRTKKPTIFRATAQWFASIKDFRVDILEEIKQVNWYPHWGETRLYNMVRDREDWCISRQRAWGVPIPVFYEEDGTPIITDETINHVSELFREHGSNIWFEKEAKDLLPEGFTSEHSPNGNFTKETDIMDVWFDSGSSHEGVLLNREDHQRPANVYLEGSDQYRGWFNSSLSTSVAVTGKAPYKTVISHGFVLDGNGRKMSKSLGNVIVPSKVQKQLGSDILRLWVSSVDYQADVRISDDILKQTSESYRKIRNTFRFLLANLADFDPKTDRVKEEDLEEVDRYMIHRLQNVLAEAHKNYNQYEFAPVFQQIHHFCSVDLSSFYLDFAKDILYIEAKDHPRRRSIQTGYYEVLTSLVKLIAPIIPHTAEEVWEYIPGAEAESVHLTDIPEARQVVINGQTVDKWNHFMKIRDDVLKALEESRSEKVIGKSLEAKIFIAAKDEETKKVLEQMEHLHQYFIVSEAVVVDKLIDAKEGNYVNVLVEVHPGDTCERCWVSSETVGENKNHPSLCNRCADVVTKHYAE; via the coding sequence ATGGATTACAAACAGACATTATTAATGCCAAAAACTGCATTTCCGATGCGTGGAAATCTACCAAACAAAGAACCAGAACGACAAAAACAGTGGGAAGAAACGAATCAGTACGGAAAAAATTTAGAACGTACAAAAGGTCGACCTTTATTTATTTTACATGACGGTCCTCCTTATGCTAATGGAGATATCCATATTGGGCATGCGTTAAATAAAGTGTTAAAGGACTTTATTGTTCGATATAAATCAATGACCGGATATCATGCACCATATATTCCTGGATGGGATACACATGGTTTACCAATTGAGACGGCATTAACAAAGAAGAAAAAAGTGAAACGTAAAGAAATGGATGTAGCTGCTTTTCGTAAGTTATGTGAAGAATATGCACTTGGACAAATTGATAATCAACGCCAACAATTTAAACAATTAGGAGTTCGAGGTGATTGGGATAATCCTTATATCACACTGACAAAAGATTATGAGGCATCACAAATTAAGGTTTTTGGAGATATGGCGAGAAAAGGATATATTTATAAAGGCTTAAAACCAGTCTATTGGTCTCCTTCATCTGAGTCTGCATTGGCAGAAGCGGAGATTGAGTATCAAGATAAGCGCTCACCATCGATTTATGTAGCCTTTGAAGTGAAAGATGGGCAAGCTTTATTATCCGGTGGAGAGAAATTTATTATTTGGACTACGACACCGTGGACATTACCTGCAAACTTAGGAATCAGTCTACATGCTGATTTAACATATATCGTTGTCCAAGTAGAAGATGAAAAGTATATTATTGCAGAAGCTTTGTTTGATGATGTAAGAGAATCACTGGGTTGGGAGAACCCTCAGGTGTTACAAAGCTTTAAAGGTAAAGAAGCAGAAAGAGTAGAAGCAAAACATCCATTTTACGATCGAACATCACTAGTAATGTTAGGAGAGCATGTTACAACAGACGCTGGTACAGGATGCGTTCATACAGCACCTGGACATGGGGAAGATGACTTTTATGTCTCCCGTAGCTATAGAATAGATGCTTTCTGCCCGGTAGATGAGAAAGGTGTGTTTACCCAGGAAGCACCAGGATTTGAAGGTTTATTCTATGATGAGGCTAATAAAATAATCACAGAGAAATTAGATGCAAGCGGTGCTTTGCTCAAGTTAGAATTTATTACACACTCCTATCCGCATGACTGGCGAACGAAAAAACCGACTATTTTTCGTGCAACAGCACAATGGTTTGCCTCGATTAAAGATTTTAGAGTAGATATTCTGGAGGAAATTAAACAAGTGAATTGGTATCCTCATTGGGGCGAAACGCGATTATATAACATGGTTCGAGACCGAGAAGATTGGTGTATCTCTAGACAACGTGCTTGGGGTGTCCCTATTCCAGTGTTTTACGAAGAAGATGGCACACCAATTATTACAGATGAAACGATCAATCACGTCTCGGAATTATTCCGTGAACACGGTTCAAATATTTGGTTTGAAAAAGAAGCTAAAGACTTATTACCAGAAGGGTTTACTTCCGAGCATAGTCCAAATGGTAATTTTACGAAAGAAACAGATATTATGGATGTTTGGTTCGATTCTGGATCTTCGCACGAAGGTGTTTTGCTAAACAGAGAAGATCATCAACGTCCAGCTAATGTATATCTCGAAGGAAGTGATCAATACCGTGGCTGGTTTAACTCATCTTTATCTACCTCAGTTGCAGTAACTGGAAAAGCTCCATATAAAACAGTAATCAGCCATGGTTTTGTTTTAGATGGTAATGGTAGAAAGATGAGTAAGTCGTTAGGAAATGTCATCGTACCATCAAAAGTACAAAAACAATTAGGTTCTGATATTTTAAGACTATGGGTATCTAGTGTTGATTATCAGGCAGATGTTCGTATCTCTGATGATATTTTGAAGCAAACGTCGGAAAGCTATCGTAAAATCAGAAATACGTTTCGATTCCTATTAGCAAACCTTGCTGATTTTGATCCTAAAACTGATCGTGTAAAAGAAGAGGACCTGGAAGAAGTAGACCGTTATATGATCCACCGTTTGCAGAATGTACTAGCGGAGGCACACAAAAACTATAATCAGTATGAATTTGCTCCTGTCTTCCAACAAATTCATCATTTTTGTTCCGTTGATTTAAGTTCATTTTATCTTGATTTTGCGAAGGATATTCTTTACATTGAAGCGAAAGACCATCCTCGCAGACGTAGTATTCAAACGGGATATTATGAAGTGCTAACTAGTTTAGTGAAACTAATTGCCCCAATTATTCCGCATACTGCAGAAGAAGTTTGGGAATACATCCCAGGAGCGGAAGCAGAAAGTGTTCATTTAACGGATATTCCAGAAGCACGGCAAGTTGTAATTAATGGACAAACGGTGGATAAATGGAATCACTTTATGAAAATCCGAGATGATGTATTAAAAGCTTTAGAAGAATCTCGGAGTGAGAAAGTTATTGGTAAATCATTAGAAGCAAAGATATTTATTGCAGCTAAAGATGAAGAGACTAAAAAAGTATTAGAACAAATGGAGCACTTACATCAATATTTTATTGTCTCAGAAGCAGTAGTTGTTGATAAGTTAATAGATGCAAAAGAAGGTAACTATGTAAATGTATTGGTTGAGGTACACCCTGGAGACACGTGTGAACGCTGTTGGGTCTCTTCAGAAACAGTAGGTGAAAATAAAAACCACCCATCTTTATGTAACCGATGTGCTGATGTAGTGACCAAACATTATGCTGAATGA
- a CDS encoding dihydroorotase, whose protein sequence is MKTILLNATRLLPSNELEKVEVLIEDNKITKIASQIPDEAENYIDIEGKLLLPGLIDVHIHLREPGGEHKETIETGTMAAARGGFTTVCAMPNTNPVPDHQDALTSLLSKIADVAHIRVLPYASITKGLNGKERTDIQSLLDAGAFAFTDDGVGIQTADQMYQAMKDAARHNTTIVAHCEDNSLVYGGVLHEGEVSERLNLPGIPSLSESVQIARDVLLAEATGCHYHVCHVSTKESVRVIRDAKRAGIHVTAEVSPHHLLLNETNIPEDNADWKMNPPLRSKEDQEALFEGLMDGTLDLIATDHAPHAAEEKALGFKEAPFGIVGLETAFPLLYTHLVLKGKMTLYQLVERMTEKPAATFQLPYGKLEEGSVADVTVIDLEKEETIHRETFYSKGKNTPFDNWTVKGIPVLTMVDGIVVYEEAKQHEKA, encoded by the coding sequence ATGAAAACAATCTTATTAAACGCAACTCGCTTACTGCCATCTAATGAATTAGAGAAAGTAGAAGTACTTATTGAAGACAATAAAATAACAAAAATTGCATCGCAGATTCCTGATGAGGCAGAAAACTATATTGATATAGAAGGAAAGTTGCTACTTCCTGGACTAATTGATGTCCATATTCATTTACGTGAACCTGGTGGAGAACATAAGGAAACAATAGAAACGGGAACGATGGCAGCTGCAAGGGGTGGATTTACAACCGTATGTGCAATGCCAAATACGAATCCAGTTCCTGATCATCAAGACGCTTTAACGAGTTTACTTTCCAAAATAGCAGATGTTGCACATATACGTGTATTACCATATGCATCAATTACCAAGGGTTTGAATGGAAAAGAAAGAACGGATATTCAATCATTGCTCGATGCTGGTGCATTTGCATTTACAGATGATGGCGTGGGTATACAGACGGCAGATCAAATGTATCAAGCAATGAAAGATGCAGCACGTCATAACACTACGATTGTGGCACATTGTGAAGATAATAGTCTTGTATATGGCGGCGTGTTGCATGAAGGAGAAGTAAGTGAACGTTTAAACTTACCAGGAATTCCTTCTTTAAGCGAGTCGGTACAGATTGCGAGAGATGTATTATTAGCAGAAGCGACAGGTTGTCACTATCATGTCTGTCATGTTAGTACAAAAGAATCGGTACGTGTGATTCGCGATGCGAAGAGAGCAGGCATTCATGTAACAGCAGAGGTTTCCCCGCATCATCTATTACTTAATGAAACGAATATTCCAGAAGATAATGCAGACTGGAAGATGAACCCTCCATTGCGTTCAAAGGAAGATCAAGAAGCACTATTCGAAGGGTTAATGGATGGAACCCTTGATTTAATTGCAACCGATCATGCGCCTCATGCAGCGGAAGAGAAAGCGCTTGGATTCAAAGAAGCACCTTTTGGCATCGTAGGATTAGAAACAGCATTCCCGCTTCTATATACACATCTGGTTTTAAAAGGAAAAATGACGCTATATCAGTTAGTAGAAAGAATGACCGAAAAACCAGCAGCGACGTTTCAACTTCCTTATGGAAAATTAGAAGAAGGTAGTGTAGCTGATGTTACTGTCATTGATTTAGAAAAAGAAGAAACAATTCATCGTGAAACTTTTTATTCAAAAGGTAAAAACACACCTTTCGATAATTGGACAGTAAAAGGAATTCCTGTACTTACAATGGTAGATGGAATAGTCGTATATGAGGAGGCTAAACAACATGAAAAAGCGTAA
- a CDS encoding RluA family pseudouridine synthase: MTKSQHIVTEQQGKTRVDKLLSQLLTDQSRSQIQGWIDEGLVEVNGVSVKANYKCVEGDTLTWEIPETKPLILEPENIPLDVIYEDSDVIVINKPKGMVVHPSAGHQSGTLVHALLYHCDDLSGINGIERPGIVHRIDKDTSGLLVVAKNDIAHQKLSEQLQQKQLKRKYVAIVHGEIGHDTGLIDAPIGRDPKDRQKMAVVDNGKSAVTHFRVIERFPDYTIVECQLETGRTHQIRVHMQYIGFPLVGDPKYGQRKTMNVDGQALHAKEIGFYHPQTGEWLEFDANPPEIFTDALSFIRKMY, from the coding sequence ATGACAAAGAGTCAACACATCGTGACAGAACAACAAGGAAAAACTAGAGTAGATAAACTATTATCGCAATTGCTTACGGATCAATCACGTTCACAAATCCAAGGATGGATTGATGAAGGATTAGTGGAAGTAAATGGTGTTTCTGTAAAAGCAAATTATAAGTGTGTAGAAGGTGATACACTTACATGGGAAATACCTGAAACGAAACCATTAATATTAGAACCGGAAAATATTCCATTAGATGTTATTTATGAAGATTCAGATGTCATTGTTATCAATAAACCAAAAGGGATGGTGGTACACCCTTCTGCCGGGCATCAATCTGGTACACTTGTACATGCTTTGTTGTATCATTGTGATGATTTATCTGGGATTAATGGTATAGAACGCCCTGGTATTGTACACCGAATAGACAAAGATACAAGTGGGTTATTAGTGGTTGCAAAAAATGATATAGCACATCAAAAACTATCTGAACAATTACAACAAAAACAATTGAAGCGTAAATATGTGGCTATTGTTCACGGTGAAATTGGACATGATACAGGCTTGATTGATGCTCCAATCGGTCGTGATCCTAAAGATAGGCAAAAAATGGCAGTTGTAGATAATGGGAAATCTGCTGTTACACATTTTCGTGTAATAGAACGATTTCCTGACTACACGATTGTGGAGTGTCAGCTAGAAACTGGAAGAACCCATCAAATTCGTGTGCATATGCAGTATATCGGTTTTCCGTTAGTAGGAGACCCAAAATATGGTCAACGTAAAACAATGAATGTAGATGGTCAAGCATTACATGCAAAAGAAATTGGTTTTTATCATCCACAAACAGGTGAGTGGCTTGAGTTTGACGCAAACCCACCAGAAATATTTACAGATGCGCTCAGCTTTATTCGTAAAATGTATTGA
- the lspA gene encoding signal peptidase II encodes MIMYYLIAIVLVIIDQLTKWLVVSRMELGESIPVIDNFFYITSHRNTGAAWGILEGQMLLFYIITTIVIVGIIYLLHTHAKGDRILSVALVVILGGAIGNFIDRIFRQEVVDFANFYIFDYNFPIFNVADSSLTIGVIIFIIATILEEKRQKGKSKS; translated from the coding sequence ATGATTATGTATTATTTAATTGCTATTGTGCTCGTTATTATTGACCAGCTAACGAAATGGTTGGTAGTTTCACGTATGGAGTTAGGGGAATCAATACCTGTTATTGATAATTTCTTCTATATAACTTCACATCGAAACACAGGAGCAGCCTGGGGAATATTAGAAGGACAAATGCTCTTATTTTATATAATTACTACTATAGTCATTGTTGGGATTATTTATTTGTTACATACACATGCGAAAGGTGATCGAATATTATCCGTTGCGCTTGTGGTAATCTTAGGTGGAGCGATAGGTAATTTTATTGATCGTATATTTAGACAAGAAGTAGTTGATTTTGCAAACTTTTACATCTTTGATTATAATTTTCCGATTTTTAATGTTGCAGACTCGTCATTAACCATCGGTGTAATTATATTTATCATAGCTACAATTCTGGAAGAAAAGCGTCAGAAAGGAAAATCAAAATCATGA
- a CDS encoding carbamoyl phosphate synthase small subunit, producing MKKRKLILEDGTVFNGTAFGSDSESSGEIVFNTGMTGYQEVITDPSYCGQFVTLTYPLIGNYGINRDDFETVTPFIHGLVVKEFCESPSNFRNEETLDTFLKAHNIPGIANIDTRKLTRIIRKHGTMRAVMVDEEKNEYKVIDQLRHAEMPRDQVKRTSTSKPYVVPGRGLRVVMVDFGAKHGILRELTKRDCHITVVPHNYSAEAILRLKPDGIMLTNGPGDPKDVPEAIDMIKQLLGQIPIFGICLGHQLLALACGANTEKMKFGHRGANHPVKDLIAGKTYLTSQNHSYAVNASSLLETELELTQIALNDETVEGIRHTTFPAFSVQYHPEASPGPEDTNYLFDEFLNLIKTSTVKQGGEVYA from the coding sequence ATGAAAAAGCGTAAATTAATTCTTGAAGATGGAACAGTTTTTAATGGAACAGCTTTTGGCAGTGATTCCGAATCTAGTGGAGAGATTGTATTTAATACAGGAATGACAGGTTATCAAGAAGTCATAACCGACCCTAGTTATTGTGGTCAATTCGTTACATTAACCTATCCTCTAATTGGAAATTATGGTATTAATCGAGATGACTTTGAAACAGTGACACCATTTATTCATGGTCTTGTTGTAAAAGAGTTTTGTGAATCTCCATCTAATTTCCGAAATGAGGAGACTTTAGATACTTTTTTAAAGGCGCATAATATTCCTGGGATTGCAAATATCGATACTCGGAAGCTTACTCGAATCATTCGAAAGCATGGTACAATGCGAGCCGTCATGGTCGATGAGGAGAAAAATGAGTATAAGGTTATAGATCAATTAAGACATGCTGAAATGCCTCGAGACCAAGTGAAACGAACATCAACAAGTAAACCATATGTTGTACCAGGAAGAGGGCTACGAGTGGTAATGGTAGACTTCGGTGCAAAGCACGGAATCTTGAGAGAATTAACAAAGCGAGATTGTCATATCACTGTTGTCCCTCATAACTATAGTGCGGAAGCAATTTTACGATTAAAACCAGATGGAATAATGTTGACGAATGGACCTGGGGATCCAAAGGATGTTCCAGAAGCAATTGACATGATAAAACAACTTCTTGGCCAAATCCCTATCTTTGGTATTTGCCTTGGACATCAATTACTGGCACTTGCTTGTGGAGCAAATACGGAAAAAATGAAATTCGGACACCGGGGAGCGAATCATCCAGTAAAAGATTTAATAGCTGGAAAAACCTATTTAACATCACAAAACCATAGCTATGCAGTTAATGCCTCATCACTATTAGAAACAGAACTCGAACTAACTCAGATTGCATTAAATGATGAAACGGTAGAAGGGATTCGCCATACTACATTTCCTGCCTTTTCTGTTCAATATCATCCAGAAGCTTCACCAGGACCAGAGGATACCAATTACTTATTTGACGAGTTTTTAAACCTGATTAAGACCAGCACAGTGAAACAAGGAGGAGAAGTATATGCCTAA
- a CDS encoding aspartate carbamoyltransferase catalytic subunit, with the protein MRHFISVNQLEADEMYQIIRKANELRDRPNQLNRQLFAGNLFFEPSTRTKMSFTVAERKLGVEILDFHIEASSLAKGESLYDTAKTFEAIGANFLVIRHPSDQWISELEQEGKLNIPVINAGSGKEEHPTQCMLDLLTMYQEFGSIKGLKVVIAGDIKHSRVARSNAKALTKLGAKVIFSAAPGFEDRSLEYPYLTMDEAIEEADVLMLLRIQHERHLHKAETSDYLSLYGLTKERYKKLQDRAIIMHPAPINRGVEIDTSLVESEKSRIFKQMDNGVYVRMAIIMHVLSEWGIIHENNLIKRNSLTAI; encoded by the coding sequence ATGAGACATTTTATTTCTGTTAATCAATTGGAAGCCGATGAAATGTATCAAATAATACGAAAAGCAAATGAGTTAAGAGATCGACCAAACCAATTAAATCGCCAATTATTTGCTGGCAATCTATTTTTTGAACCGAGTACTCGAACAAAAATGAGTTTTACAGTTGCAGAACGAAAATTAGGTGTGGAGATATTGGATTTCCATATAGAAGCATCGAGTTTGGCAAAAGGTGAATCGTTATATGACACAGCAAAAACATTTGAAGCCATCGGTGCTAATTTCTTAGTAATTAGACATCCTTCAGATCAATGGATAAGTGAATTGGAACAGGAAGGAAAATTAAACATTCCAGTCATTAATGCTGGTTCTGGCAAAGAAGAACATCCAACTCAATGCATGCTCGATTTACTAACGATGTATCAAGAGTTTGGTTCCATTAAAGGATTAAAGGTTGTGATTGCTGGAGATATAAAACATAGTCGGGTAGCTAGATCGAATGCAAAGGCGCTTACTAAGTTAGGCGCAAAAGTAATCTTTAGTGCCGCACCAGGATTTGAAGACCGTTCGTTAGAGTATCCATATCTGACCATGGATGAAGCCATAGAAGAAGCTGACGTCTTAATGTTACTGAGAATCCAACATGAAAGACATCTTCATAAAGCAGAGACTTCTGATTATCTATCACTGTATGGATTAACGAAAGAAAGATATAAAAAATTACAAGACCGTGCAATTATTATGCATCCTGCTCCAATAAATCGTGGGGTAGAAATAGATACAAGTTTAGTAGAAAGTGAGAAATCAAGAATTTTTAAACAAATGGACAATGGGGTCTACGTACGAATGGCAATTATCATGCACGTATTATCAGAATGGGGGATTATTCATGAAAACAATCTTATTAAACGCAACTCGCTTACTGCCATCTAA